One Gordonia pseudamarae genomic window, TGGTGTGCGTTTCTCCAGGCCGCGGTCTCCGGTCCGGTACGTCCGCGGCCGCCGGTCCGGGCATGATTGTGGATATGGCAGATGACACACGGGTGACTGGCGAACGCAGCGGCGCGAACGTGATCTTCGTCCACTGGCACGACCTGGGGCGGCACCTGGCCTGCTACGGAGCGGTGGGCGTGCAGAGTCCGGTACTCGATCAGCTGGCCGCCGACGGGGTACTGCTGACCTCCGCACATGCCACGGCGCCACTGTGCTCCCCGGCGCGCGGCTCACTGTTCACCGGGCAGTACCCCCACCGCAACGGACTCGTCGGGCTCGCCCACCACGGCTTCGCCTACCGGCCGGGGGTGCGGACGCTGCCGTCGCTGCTGTCCGAGCACGGCTACCGCACGGTGCTGTTCGGCATGCAGCACGAAAGCACCGACCCGAGCAGCCTCGGCTTCGGCACCATCGACGTATCCGACTCGCGCTGCGACTACGTCGTAGAACGCGCCACCGAATGGATCGACGACGACGGCGTGGGGGACCAGCCGTTCTTCCTGACCGCGGGCTTCTTCGAAACCCATCGGCCGTACCCGGAGGACGAGTACCCGCCCGCCGACCCGGACGCCATCGGTGTACCCGACTTCCTGCCCGACACCGCCGACGTTCGCGCAGATCTCGCCGGGCTGCACGGTTCCATCGCCAAAGCCGATGCGGCCGTGGGTCGTCTGCTCGACGCGATCGAGCGGGCCGGGCTCGCCGACAACACGTGGATCGTGTTCGCCACCGACCACGGGCTGGCCTTCCCGCGGGCCAAATCGACCCTGTACGCCGAAGGAACCGGCATCTCGTTCATCATTCGGCCGCCCCGCGTGCTCGCCCATCGCGGCAGCGTGTACGACGGCCTGTTCTCCGGTGTCGACCTCACCCCGACACTCCTGGACCTGCTCGGACTCCCCATCCCCGCCGACCTCGACGGCCTCTCCCACGCCCGCGAGCTGTTGGCGGACAGCACCCCCGCGCCACCTCAGCCGGCGAGCCCGGCCGGCGACGGACCCGTCCGGACGGCGGTGTTCACCGAGAAGACCTATCACGACGCCTTCGACCCGATTCGCGCGATCCGAACCAGGGATTTCAGCTATATCGAGAACCTCGCACCGCGTCCGCAGTTGCTGCTGCCGCTCGATATCGCCGACAGCCTGTCCGCACGGTC contains:
- a CDS encoding sulfatase family protein; protein product: MADDTRVTGERSGANVIFVHWHDLGRHLACYGAVGVQSPVLDQLAADGVLLTSAHATAPLCSPARGSLFTGQYPHRNGLVGLAHHGFAYRPGVRTLPSLLSEHGYRTVLFGMQHESTDPSSLGFGTIDVSDSRCDYVVERATEWIDDDGVGDQPFFLTAGFFETHRPYPEDEYPPADPDAIGVPDFLPDTADVRADLAGLHGSIAKADAAVGRLLDAIERAGLADNTWIVFATDHGLAFPRAKSTLYAEGTGISFIIRPPRVLAHRGSVYDGLFSGVDLTPTLLDLLGLPIPADLDGLSHARELLADSTPAPPQPASPAGDGPVRTAVFTEKTYHDAFDPIRAIRTRDFSYIENLAPRPQLLLPLDIADSLSARSLDPQSTIVPRAQRELYDLRFDPHERNNLAGNPTYADIEAELAGRLAQWRSRTGDTLPGTAVGTEIAAEFMRAWMARSADKEPGEEALPSRRPLGSRRELAGEITTERVSSARRDMDSARTP